Genomic DNA from Desulfonema ishimotonii:
GAAATGATGGACAAATACGATTCCTCCGTGGATAAGCTGGAAGAGCGGGTGGAAAAGGCCGTCAGGGACGTGCTGAAAAAAACCAGTATTGCCACCCGGGACGAGGTGGATGAACTGAGGGCGGAGATCGCCCTGCTCAGAACGGCGGTCAATGTCAGAAGTGAACCGTCAGAATAGCCGCCGCTGAATGCTGAGCATCCGGAAAATCGGGGCCTTCGGGCGCACCTACCGCCATCTCAGCCGCTATCGGCAGATCCTTGCGATCCTCTTCAAATACGGGTTCGGCGACATCGTCGAACGGCTCAACATCGACCAGTATATTGAGATCGGCCTTCAGATGATCTCCAGCAGGCGCCCCGCCCATACGGTTCAGAAACAGACCCGGCCGGAGCGGGTCCGGATGGCCCTTGAGGAGCTGGGGCCAACCTGCATCAAGCTGGGCCAACTGCTCTCCATGCGCGCCGACCTGATCCCCGTCCGGTTTATCCGGGAACTATCCAAATTGCAGGATGATGTGCCGCCATTTCCCTTCAGTGAGGTCCGGCAGATCTTTGAATCCGAGTTCGGGGCCCTTCCGTCCGAGCTGTTTGAACACTTTGAAGAAAAACCCTTTGCGTCGGCATCCATCGGCCAGGTCCACCGCGCCCGGCTGCGGAGCGGCGAGCTGGTGGCGGTCAAGGTGCAGCGCCCCGGCCTGAAAGGGATTATAGAGGTTGATCTTGAGATCATGCTCCACCTGGCCATGCTGATGGAGGGCAATATCGAGGAGTTCGCCCTCCACCGGCCGGTCAAAATTGTCGAGGAGTTCGCCCGGGTGGTGGAGAAGGAGCTGGATTATACCCACGAAATGGCCAACATGGAGCGGTTCGCCGGCCAGTTTTTCGGCGACCCGACCGTCTATGTGCCCAGGGTTTTCAGAGCCCTGACCACCGACCGCATCCTGACGATGGAGTTCATCTCCGGCATCAAGATCTCCCGGACAGACGAACTGGAGCGGGCCGGGTACGACAAAAAAAAAATCGTCGCCATCGGCACCGATCTGCTGCTCCGTCAGGTGTTTGACCACGGCTTTTTCCATGCCGATCCCCACCCCGGCAACATCCGCGTCATTTCCAGAAACGCTATCTGCATGCTCGATTTCGGAATGATGGGTACCATTGACCGGTACAACCGCAGCGATTTTGTGGATCTGATCTACAGCGTGGTCCGCCGGGACGATCCCCGGACGGCCCAGGTGCTGCTCAAGCTGACCCTCTGGGAGCGGGAGCCGGATATCCGGGCCCTGGAACGGGATGTGTCGGAATTTATGGGGCAGTATCTCTACAAGCCGCTGAAAGAGATAGAGATCGGCAAGCTGCTCCAGCACCTGCTCGAACTCACCTCCCGGCACCACCTCCGCCTGCCCCCGGAGATCTTCCTGATGCTCAAGGCCCTCGGCACCATTGAGGGAATTGCCCGGCTGCTGGACCCGGACTTCGACATGGTGGCCCGGGCCGCGCCCTTTATCCGGCGGGAGAAGATGGAGCGGTTCCGCCCGAAACGGATGGCCGAGGATGTGTTTAATCTCTCATCCGACCTGTTTGAATTTGTTCAGCAATTCCCCCGGGAGCTGCTGGAGCTGGCCCGCATCATCAAACGCCAGCAGCTATCAGTGCAGTTTGAGCATCACGGGCTGGAGGGCCTCATTGAAACCCATGACCGGATCAGCAACAAGCTCTCCATCGCCATCATCGTGGCCGCCCTGATTATCGGCTCCTCCATCGTGATCATCGCCAGGATTCCGCCCCTTTTTTATGACATCTCCCTGATCGGCATTATCGTCTTCGTCGCGGCGGTGATCATGGGGATCTGGCTGATGATCGAGATCATCAGAAAGGGGCGGATATAATCCGTCCCACTTTCCCGAACCGGGATTCAGCGTGGAAGTACCTCTGCATAAATTCCGTTGGGGATTTTCGTGGAATAAAAACAGCCATATGGAACGGTGGGGCGGGGGGACGTCCCCGCCGAACGGCGTCCCCCGCTGCCCGGATTTTCATCACTCTGAAAATCGGTGGTCATATCCGACGGGGCCGTAACCCCATCCTACCGCTGATCAAAATCCCTAACGGTAATGAAAGTACTCTATCCCGTATTTCTTGGCCTTGTAGGCCACCTTGCGGACCGTGGCCTTGAGAATTTTGGCGGACTGGGTGATGTTGCCCCGTGTGTTCTTCAGGGCGTCGATGATCATCTCCCGCTCCAGGCTGGCGATGGCCTCGTCCAGGGAGAGATCCGGCAGGGTGTCTGACTCCCTGCCGGTCTGAAGGGTGGGGGGCAGGTGGTAGCTGTGAATGACCCCCTCCTCACACAGCAGAACGGCCCGCTCGATGCAGTTTTCCAGCTCCCGGACGTTTCCGGGCCAGTGGTAGTCCATGAGCATGTCAATGGCCGGGGTGGAAAACCGGCGGATGTCCTTGCTGTTCTCATTGGCATACTTCTCCAGAAAATGATCGGCCAGCATCAGTATATCGGTTTTGCGCTCCCGCAGCGGCGGCATGTAGATGGGAAAGACATTGAGCCGGTAATAGAGATCGCCCCGGAAGGAGTCGTCCTCCACCGCGTTTTCAAGATTTTTGTTGGTGGCCGCGACAACCCGCACGTCGGTCCTGATGGTCTTGTGGCCACCGATCCGCTCGAACTCCCGTTCCTGAAGCACCCTCAGCAGATTGACCTGCACATCCGGGGTGATGGACCCGATCTCATCCAGAAAGATCGTCCCCTTGTTGGCCATCTCGAATTTGCCGGGCTTCTGCCGGATGGCCCCGGTAAAGGCGCCTTTTTCGTGGCCGAACAGCTCGCTTTCGATCAGGTTGGCCGGCAGGG
This window encodes:
- a CDS encoding phasin family protein, whose protein sequence is MLEMLKKSMLTGIGLALKTRDEVEELARDWSKKQKMSEEDGRKFLDEMMDKYDSSVDKLEERVEKAVRDVLKKTSIATRDEVDELRAEIALLRTAVNVRSEPSE
- a CDS encoding ABC1 kinase family protein, giving the protein MLSIRKIGAFGRTYRHLSRYRQILAILFKYGFGDIVERLNIDQYIEIGLQMISSRRPAHTVQKQTRPERVRMALEELGPTCIKLGQLLSMRADLIPVRFIRELSKLQDDVPPFPFSEVRQIFESEFGALPSELFEHFEEKPFASASIGQVHRARLRSGELVAVKVQRPGLKGIIEVDLEIMLHLAMLMEGNIEEFALHRPVKIVEEFARVVEKELDYTHEMANMERFAGQFFGDPTVYVPRVFRALTTDRILTMEFISGIKISRTDELERAGYDKKKIVAIGTDLLLRQVFDHGFFHADPHPGNIRVISRNAICMLDFGMMGTIDRYNRSDFVDLIYSVVRRDDPRTAQVLLKLTLWEREPDIRALERDVSEFMGQYLYKPLKEIEIGKLLQHLLELTSRHHLRLPPEIFLMLKALGTIEGIARLLDPDFDMVARAAPFIRREKMERFRPKRMAEDVFNLSSDLFEFVQQFPRELLELARIIKRQQLSVQFEHHGLEGLIETHDRISNKLSIAIIVAALIIGSSIVIIARIPPLFYDISLIGIIVFVAAVIMGIWLMIEIIRKGRI
- a CDS encoding sigma-54 interaction domain-containing protein; this translates as MKKIEEVTLLYEISKALNEHLELKKSLYKVLSILSDSMNMIRGTITLLNPLRNEISIEVAHGLSKTAIERVKYKLGEGITGRVIETGKSVAIPKISEEPLFLDRTDSRRIKQEFSYFCVPIKKGNQIIGALSADRPYVNNYSLNNGTELLTVVATMVARHVINLENIRLEKERLRNENRRLKRELENKYRINNIIGNSNKMREVFQMITQVSKSNATVLIRGESGTGKELVANSIHYNSNRAKSPFVKMNCAALPANLIESELFGHEKGAFTGAIRQKPGKFEMANKGTIFLDEIGSITPDVQVNLLRVLQEREFERIGGHKTIRTDVRVVAATNKNLENAVEDDSFRGDLYYRLNVFPIYMPPLRERKTDILMLADHFLEKYANENSKDIRRFSTPAIDMLMDYHWPGNVRELENCIERAVLLCEEGVIHSYHLPPTLQTGRESDTLPDLSLDEAIASLEREMIIDALKNTRGNITQSAKILKATVRKVAYKAKKYGIEYFHYR